One stretch of Aquimarina sp. Aq107 DNA includes these proteins:
- a CDS encoding YhcH/YjgK/YiaL family protein, with amino-acid sequence MIFDTIDNKDQYFQNPIFEEIFSKLKTLTIDTPNGNYYECDAYYFKVISYDTKVNPTIIESHRKEVDIQILLSGNERIKIYNPKEVNISATYDKEIDCQFYKSIGIPDLELNLSPGKMAVFFPQDIHGCQYPVNNTIENIKKIVIKIDEKFFT; translated from the coding sequence ATGATATTTGATACTATAGATAACAAAGATCAGTATTTTCAAAACCCTATTTTTGAAGAAATATTTTCAAAACTCAAAACATTAACTATTGATACTCCCAATGGTAATTATTATGAATGTGATGCATATTACTTTAAAGTAATAAGTTATGATACAAAGGTGAACCCAACTATAATAGAATCTCATAGAAAAGAAGTAGATATACAAATACTTCTTTCTGGTAATGAACGTATAAAAATATATAATCCTAAGGAGGTAAATATAAGTGCTACGTATGATAAGGAAATAGATTGTCAATTTTATAAAAGTATTGGAATACCTGATTTGGAATTAAATTTGTCACCTGGAAAAATGGCGGTGTTTTTTCCACAGGATATTCACGGATGTCAGTATCCTGTGAATAATACAATAGAAAATATAAAAAAAATAGTTATTAAGATAGATGAAAAATTTTTCACATAA
- a CDS encoding phosphoglycerate dehydrogenase produces the protein MKVLLTTTSFQDTPGVHQDLLYSQGFDVDTLRGPILEEELLSVIQKYDAVICGDDEYTEAVIKKGVEGKLKYICKYGVGLDRIDLDAAKKYNVPVTNCPAVNQVSVSEHVLALLFTFERNVHLQYNSVQSGSWKRWVGNEIEGKTIGIVGLGAVGKELAKKSSALGMRVLGFDIHKDEVFLTKYDEVTFVESIETIYEQADVISLHLPHTPKTEHLISREVIFNKLKKQPILINTARGMLVDSKALIDGLKKKKVKGYLTDVLAHEPMLEDEVLRGVDNIIITPHVGSRTYQSVQRQGSMAVNNLIRLVDNN, from the coding sequence ATGAAAGTACTATTAACAACAACATCTTTTCAGGATACTCCAGGCGTACATCAAGATTTACTGTATAGTCAAGGCTTTGATGTTGATACTTTAAGAGGTCCGATTTTAGAAGAGGAATTACTATCTGTTATTCAAAAATATGATGCAGTTATTTGTGGAGATGATGAGTATACAGAAGCTGTTATCAAAAAAGGGGTTGAGGGAAAGCTTAAATATATTTGTAAATATGGTGTTGGATTGGATCGTATTGACCTTGATGCAGCAAAAAAATACAATGTTCCTGTTACTAATTGTCCCGCGGTTAACCAAGTTTCAGTTTCGGAACATGTACTAGCACTATTATTCACTTTTGAAAGAAATGTACACTTACAATATAACTCTGTACAATCTGGAAGTTGGAAACGATGGGTTGGTAATGAGATTGAAGGAAAAACAATTGGTATAGTAGGTTTGGGGGCAGTAGGAAAAGAATTGGCAAAAAAATCGAGCGCATTAGGAATGAGAGTACTTGGTTTTGACATCCATAAAGATGAAGTTTTTTTAACGAAATATGACGAGGTTACTTTTGTAGAATCTATTGAAACAATTTATGAACAAGCGGATGTAATTAGTCTTCATTTACCGCATACGCCAAAAACAGAACATTTAATAAGTAGAGAAGTTATATTTAATAAGCTTAAAAAACAACCAATTTTGATCAACACTGCCCGAGGGATGCTAGTAGATTCTAAAGCGCTGATTGATGGACTTAAAAAGAAAAAAGTAAAAGGATACCTTACCGATGTACTAGCTCACGAACCAATGCTTGAAGATGAAGTTCTAAGAGGAGTTGATAATATTATAATCACACCTCACGTAGGATCTAGAACATATCAAAGTGTTCAAAGACAGGGGTCTATGGCAGTAAATAATTTGATAAGGCTAGTTGATAATAATTAA
- a CDS encoding cytidylyltransferase domain-containing protein: MKIVALLPMKGNSERVPNKNLKDFCGEPLYTRVLDTLLESSFIDKVIINTDSSRIKNEVQKNYDDSVIVLDRPQEIIGDLVSMNKVIENDISRIEADLYIQTHSTNPLLKTGTLDRAIQKMFDIQNKYDSIFSVTRIQTRLYDQNVAPFNHDPKQLLRTQDLEPLYEENSNFYIFTKQSFVKSGGKRIGAKPFMFEIDKTEAVDIDEPQDFIIAESLYKLLR, translated from the coding sequence ATGAAAATAGTAGCCCTTTTACCAATGAAAGGTAATTCTGAAAGAGTTCCCAATAAGAATCTAAAAGATTTTTGTGGGGAACCACTTTACACAAGAGTTTTGGATACATTATTGGAATCAAGTTTTATAGATAAGGTTATAATAAATACAGATAGTTCTAGGATAAAAAATGAGGTGCAAAAAAACTATGATGACTCGGTTATAGTATTAGATCGGCCGCAAGAAATTATTGGGGATTTAGTATCGATGAATAAAGTCATTGAAAATGATATTAGTAGAATAGAAGCTGATTTATACATACAAACTCATAGTACAAACCCTTTACTTAAAACAGGAACACTAGATAGAGCCATACAGAAGATGTTTGATATTCAAAACAAATATGACTCTATTTTTTCGGTGACAAGGATTCAGACTCGGTTATATGATCAAAATGTAGCTCCTTTTAATCATGATCCGAAACAATTGTTACGCACTCAAGATTTGGAACCACTTTATGAAGAAAATTCTAATTTTTATATTTTTACTAAACAATCCTTTGTTAAATCGGGAGGTAAAAGAATAGGTGCGAAACCTTTTATGTTTGAAATAGATAAAACGGAAGCTGTGGATATAGACGAGCCGCAAGATTTTATTATAGCCGAATCATTATATAAATTATTGAGATGA
- a CDS encoding glycosyltransferase family 2 protein, translating into MRKTFSLILATYGTQKIPLIKEFLFSINEQEYEDFELIIVDQNKDQSVKQLLDSKDWNFSFNYLKSSPGLSKARNVGLDAAKGHIVAFPDDDCLYTNNLLKRVDAFFKEKSEIDVLAIDTRDTISLKKLPYTKKVSGDFEFFKNDIFKTVTSISIFCKNYENIRFDERLGLGTRHSSCEEFDFVTQFFKRKSRAFFTDKLQVLHPDHSDLNFALIIKKIKKHALGHGAYFKKHLIFILPTALYYMLVSPLGGMVINIFKFNFEKTKMYYYFLATRLKGFLTF; encoded by the coding sequence TTGAGAAAGACTTTTAGTTTGATATTGGCCACTTATGGAACTCAAAAAATTCCTTTAATTAAAGAATTTCTTTTCTCAATTAATGAACAAGAATACGAAGATTTTGAGTTAATCATTGTTGACCAAAACAAAGATCAAAGCGTAAAGCAATTGCTAGATAGTAAAGATTGGAACTTTTCGTTTAATTACCTTAAATCATCACCAGGTCTTTCCAAAGCTAGAAATGTGGGATTAGACGCTGCTAAAGGGCATATTGTTGCATTTCCTGACGATGATTGCTTATATACAAATAACCTGCTAAAAAGAGTGGATGCTTTTTTTAAAGAGAAATCAGAAATTGATGTTTTGGCTATCGACACTAGAGATACCATTTCTCTTAAAAAACTTCCTTATACTAAAAAAGTATCTGGGGATTTTGAATTTTTTAAAAATGATATTTTTAAAACAGTAACTTCCATTTCAATATTTTGTAAAAATTATGAGAATATTAGATTTGATGAAAGATTAGGCTTGGGGACAAGACACAGTAGTTGTGAAGAGTTTGATTTTGTGACCCAATTTTTTAAAAGAAAAAGTAGGGCCTTTTTTACTGATAAATTACAGGTTTTACATCCAGACCATTCTGATTTGAATTTTGCATTAATAATTAAAAAAATTAAAAAACATGCATTAGGGCATGGAGCATATTTTAAAAAGCATTTAATATTTATATTACCTACAGCATTGTATTATATGCTTGTATCCCCTCTAGGAGGTATGGTTATTAATATTTTCAAATTTAATTTTGAAAAGACTAAAATGTATTATTATTTTTTAGCTACTAGATTAAAAGGATTTCTGACATTTTGA
- a CDS encoding HpcH/HpaI aldolase/citrate lyase family protein has translation MKNFSHKKSPLKEKLQKKELSIGSWLTIPHQAVIEILGTAGFEWLTIDMEHSPISIETIMNLIGHIQGNDMQALVRVSKNEEVAIKRVLDAGADGVIVPMIRNKEEAKQAVDFVKYPPVGKRGVGLNRAQKYGTAFDTYQEWVKNEVVVIAQIEHIDAVNNLEDIFAVPGIDGIIVGPYDLSASMGYPGEYDREDVKEALLRVDQVAKKLGKPLGFHVIDSSYEKTLEKIKKGYSFMAFSLDFFFLGDMARQQMKLLKSKL, from the coding sequence ATGAAAAATTTTTCACATAAAAAAAGCCCTCTGAAGGAAAAACTTCAAAAAAAAGAATTGTCAATAGGTTCTTGGTTAACTATTCCTCATCAAGCAGTAATAGAAATCCTAGGAACAGCCGGATTTGAATGGTTAACAATTGATATGGAACATTCTCCAATAAGTATTGAAACTATTATGAATCTTATTGGACATATTCAAGGTAATGACATGCAGGCTTTGGTTCGAGTTAGTAAGAATGAGGAGGTAGCAATAAAAAGAGTACTAGATGCAGGAGCAGATGGTGTTATTGTTCCAATGATACGTAATAAGGAAGAGGCTAAGCAAGCAGTGGATTTTGTAAAGTATCCCCCTGTTGGAAAGCGAGGAGTAGGTCTTAATAGAGCGCAAAAATATGGAACGGCATTTGACACCTATCAAGAATGGGTGAAAAATGAAGTTGTAGTAATTGCTCAAATAGAACATATAGATGCAGTTAACAATTTAGAAGATATATTTGCAGTACCAGGAATAGATGGAATTATAGTTGGGCCGTATGATTTATCCGCATCAATGGGATATCCAGGAGAGTATGATCGAGAAGATGTAAAGGAAGCGTTATTAAGAGTCGATCAAGTAGCTAAGAAATTAGGAAAGCCTTTAGGGTTTCATGTTATAGATTCCAGTTACGAAAAGACATTAGAAAAAATAAAAAAAGGGTATTCCTTTATGGCGTTTAGTCTTGATTTTTTCTTTCTTGGGGACATGGCAAGACAGCAGATGAAACTTTTAAAATCTAAACTTTAA
- the rfbD gene encoding dTDP-4-dehydrorhamnose reductase, with amino-acid sequence MSENNLRILITGSNGQLGKCIKLISKKYFGLEVTFKDSKELDITDKRSMLSFLEAKHFDNIINCAAYTNVEQAEKEQEEAFLINAEGVKNIAEACKVNGIRLIHISTDYVFDGKKDSPYIEEDITNPINEYGKSKLLGEQYIQEILKEYFIIRTSWLYSQFGNNFYKTILEKSKTETQLNITSSEIGTPTNANDLASFILNLIGSKNQQYGIYHFSNLGKGTWYDFAKEIISLQEKDNLKKLEKTPNYPTLAKRPKYSVLDKSKTVSVFGNDILEWKESLKKLIVDLKKI; translated from the coding sequence ATGAGTGAAAATAATCTTAGAATTTTGATAACAGGAAGTAATGGACAGTTAGGTAAGTGTATCAAACTAATCAGTAAAAAGTACTTCGGTTTAGAAGTAACTTTTAAAGATTCAAAAGAATTAGATATTACAGATAAAAGGTCTATGTTAAGTTTTTTGGAAGCTAAACATTTTGATAATATAATAAATTGTGCCGCTTACACTAATGTAGAGCAGGCGGAGAAAGAACAAGAAGAAGCTTTTTTAATTAATGCAGAAGGAGTAAAAAATATAGCAGAAGCTTGTAAAGTAAATGGTATTAGATTGATTCATATATCTACTGACTATGTTTTTGATGGAAAAAAAGATTCCCCTTATATTGAAGAAGATATTACAAATCCAATAAATGAATATGGGAAATCTAAATTGCTAGGAGAGCAATATATTCAGGAAATTTTAAAAGAATATTTTATTATTAGAACTTCTTGGTTGTATTCTCAATTCGGAAACAATTTTTATAAAACAATTTTAGAAAAATCAAAAACAGAAACACAATTAAATATTACTTCTTCTGAGATAGGAACACCTACCAATGCGAATGATCTTGCTAGTTTTATTCTTAATTTAATCGGAAGTAAAAATCAACAATATGGCATTTATCATTTTAGTAACCTCGGTAAAGGCACTTGGTATGATTTTGCAAAGGAAATTATTTCTTTACAAGAAAAAGACAATTTAAAAAAGTTAGAAAAAACACCTAATTACCCTACTTTGGCAAAAAGACCAAAGTATAGTGTTTTGGATAAATCAAAAACTGTAAGTGTTTTTGGTAATGATATTTTGGAATGGAAAGAGAGTTTGAAAAAACTAATTGTTGACTTAAAAAAAATATGA
- a CDS encoding O-antigen ligase family protein, whose protein sequence is MRISLKKYNQILLIISFLVLLLSKALAGTVYSRILSIGLILIFGLSVIALLKIRIKHTITNYLFLVYLLLFVSSLVKQFFLTDLSLPGLINVFLFFLIVVFVQCVAIQRIRPSLWDMVKLLYYILFSYVFLNIFLFILGFEQDRYMGTNALLGLLNINLDRASFIFAPSLAYFAMICGVCGLISLILFFENKKFQFLIGFVISVTALLLTDSRGPIFGLVIIFLFLFPLRRLWIKYQLALFLFYIFSVTLFVSVMFFINMYIFDLESLSRGGDTSLLSKRDLIWNLFFENYDPSFFNLVFGYGNVGQYISGISSKYKFLFVNWSNPDHISLHNNSLQMLIDIGVLGIISFNFVLYKVNKFCIDEYKKNKETYLLIIPAIINYLLILGFSDIIANISNVGVYFILIFLIIGVISQSNHK, encoded by the coding sequence ATGAGAATATCTTTAAAAAAATATAATCAGATCTTACTTATTATTAGTTTTTTGGTTTTGCTTTTATCTAAAGCACTTGCCGGAACAGTATATTCGAGAATTCTTTCTATTGGTTTGATATTAATTTTCGGGTTAAGTGTAATAGCATTGTTGAAAATTAGAATCAAACATACAATCACTAATTATCTATTTTTAGTATATCTATTATTATTTGTGTCATCACTGGTAAAACAGTTTTTTCTTACTGACCTTTCTTTGCCTGGATTGATTAATGTGTTTTTGTTTTTTTTAATAGTAGTTTTTGTTCAATGTGTTGCCATACAAAGGATTAGACCAAGTTTATGGGATATGGTTAAACTACTATATTATATATTGTTTTCTTACGTATTTTTAAATATCTTTTTGTTTATTCTGGGATTTGAACAAGATCGATATATGGGTACAAATGCTCTTTTGGGTCTTTTAAATATAAATCTTGATAGGGCAAGTTTTATATTTGCGCCAAGTTTGGCATATTTTGCAATGATTTGTGGAGTTTGTGGATTAATATCATTGATTTTGTTTTTTGAAAACAAAAAGTTTCAATTTCTTATTGGCTTTGTTATTTCAGTTACAGCATTGCTCCTTACAGATTCCAGAGGACCAATCTTTGGGTTGGTTATAATTTTTCTTTTTCTTTTTCCTCTAAGACGTTTGTGGATTAAATATCAATTAGCATTATTTCTTTTTTATATCTTTTCTGTAACCCTTTTTGTATCGGTTATGTTTTTTATAAATATGTATATTTTTGATTTGGAAAGTTTATCAAGAGGAGGAGATACGTCTTTGCTATCTAAAAGGGATTTAATATGGAATCTTTTTTTTGAAAACTATGATCCTTCTTTTTTCAATCTCGTTTTTGGTTATGGAAATGTTGGTCAATATATATCTGGAATTTCTTCAAAATACAAGTTTTTATTTGTTAATTGGTCTAATCCAGATCATATAAGTCTTCATAATAATTCGTTACAAATGTTAATAGACATTGGTGTTTTAGGAATTATAAGTTTTAATTTTGTGTTGTATAAAGTGAATAAATTTTGTATTGATGAGTATAAGAAGAATAAAGAGACATATTTGTTGATTATTCCAGCAATCATTAATTACCTTTTAATATTAGGGTTTTCTGACATTATAGCTAATATTTCTAATGTTGGTGTTTATTTTATTTTAATATTTCTAATAATTGGAGTTATTAGTCAAAGCAATCATAAATAA
- the rfbA gene encoding glucose-1-phosphate thymidylyltransferase RfbA, which produces MKGIILAGGSGTRLHPLTLAISKQLMPVYDKPMIYYPLSTLMSAGIREILIISTPLDLPLFKKLLGDGKKYGCVFEYAVQEEPNGLAEAFVIGENFIGDDKVALILGDNIFYGSGLEELLESNNDPNGGIIYAYHVQDPERYGVVDFDDKGNAISIEEKPSNPKSNYAVPGIYFYDNEVVQIAKNIKPSDRGELEITDINNAYLEKGKLKVSILDKGTAWLDTGTFNSLMQASQFVQVIEERQGLKIGAIEEIAYKKEFITKNELEKLAKPLIKSGYGKYLLQLD; this is translated from the coding sequence ATGAAAGGAATCATATTGGCAGGAGGATCAGGAACGCGTTTACACCCATTAACTTTGGCGATTAGTAAGCAATTAATGCCTGTATATGATAAACCTATGATTTATTATCCACTTTCTACATTAATGTCCGCAGGTATAAGAGAAATACTGATAATATCTACTCCATTAGATTTACCGCTATTTAAGAAACTGTTAGGTGATGGTAAGAAATATGGATGTGTTTTCGAATATGCGGTTCAGGAAGAACCAAATGGATTAGCAGAAGCTTTTGTTATTGGTGAAAATTTTATTGGAGATGATAAAGTAGCATTAATTTTAGGAGATAATATTTTTTATGGTTCGGGTTTGGAAGAATTATTAGAGAGTAATAATGACCCAAATGGTGGAATTATATACGCATATCATGTGCAGGATCCTGAAAGATATGGAGTAGTAGATTTTGATGATAAAGGGAATGCTATTTCTATAGAGGAAAAGCCAAGTAATCCTAAATCAAACTATGCTGTTCCTGGAATTTATTTTTATGATAATGAAGTTGTTCAAATAGCCAAAAATATTAAACCGAGTGATCGGGGAGAATTGGAAATAACAGACATTAATAATGCTTATTTAGAGAAAGGTAAGTTGAAGGTCAGTATTTTGGACAAAGGAACCGCTTGGTTAGATACTGGAACTTTTAATTCTCTTATGCAAGCTTCTCAATTTGTTCAGGTAATAGAAGAGCGACAAGGTCTAAAAATTGGAGCAATTGAAGAAATAGCTTATAAAAAAGAGTTTATAACTAAGAATGAACTTGAAAAGTTAGCAAAACCACTTATTAAAAGCGGGTATGGTAAATATTTATTGCAATTAGATTAA
- the pgl gene encoding 6-phosphogluconolactonase, with amino-acid sequence MNVFESSSSNFDQIALEFLVEKLNNLQKSKEKITIALSGGTTPMPILQKLRNENLHWDRFHFFMVDERCVPLHDAKSNYGTIKGLFYDHIVSHSYSMINEDLSIEESIMDYKSDILNRVKLDDKGLPVFDLMLLGIGEDGHTASLFPGTDALNETKEIVVINYVSKLKTNRITLTYPVILNTSEIVVLIKGRNKKQVFDQLYTQKNTSYPMQKIVDKRSDLNWIIETE; translated from the coding sequence ATGAATGTTTTTGAATCATCAAGTTCTAATTTTGATCAGATAGCTTTAGAGTTTTTAGTTGAAAAACTGAATAACTTACAGAAATCTAAGGAAAAGATAACGATTGCTCTTTCTGGAGGGACTACACCAATGCCAATTCTTCAAAAATTAAGAAATGAGAATTTACATTGGGATCGTTTTCATTTTTTTATGGTGGATGAAAGGTGCGTACCTCTTCATGATGCTAAGAGTAATTACGGTACAATAAAAGGTCTTTTTTATGATCATATAGTATCTCATAGTTATTCTATGATCAATGAGGATCTAAGTATTGAAGAATCTATTATGGATTACAAGAGTGATATTCTAAATAGAGTTAAACTTGATGATAAAGGATTACCTGTATTTGATTTAATGTTATTAGGAATAGGCGAAGATGGTCATACGGCTTCTCTATTTCCGGGTACTGATGCTCTAAATGAAACAAAAGAAATAGTTGTGATAAATTATGTTTCTAAATTAAAAACGAATAGAATAACGTTAACGTACCCTGTAATATTAAATACATCCGAAATTGTAGTGTTAATTAAAGGAAGAAATAAGAAACAAGTTTTTGATCAATTATATACTCAAAAAAATACGAGTTATCCAATGCAGAAAATTGTGGATAAAAGGAGTGACTTAAACTGGATTATTGAAACAGAATAG
- the rfbC gene encoding dTDP-4-dehydrorhamnose 3,5-epimerase, producing the protein MEIEKTPLEGCFIIKPRIFEDERGSFFESFNLEKFKEMTKLEIDFVQDNQSISSKGVLRGLHFQKGKYAQAKLVRVTKGSVLDVAVDLRPDSKTFGEYFSIELNDQNNYQLFVPRDFAHGFIVLSDKAVFNYKCDNYYHKEAESGIIFNDSNLGIDWKLKSSEILLSPKDRVLQSFNDLNK; encoded by the coding sequence ATGGAAATTGAAAAAACGCCTCTAGAAGGTTGTTTTATAATAAAGCCAAGAATATTCGAAGACGAAAGGGGGTCTTTTTTCGAAAGTTTTAATTTGGAAAAGTTTAAAGAAATGACAAAACTAGAAATAGATTTTGTGCAAGATAATCAGTCAATTTCTTCAAAAGGAGTGTTGAGGGGATTGCATTTCCAAAAAGGTAAATATGCGCAAGCAAAATTGGTAAGGGTTACAAAAGGTAGTGTGCTAGATGTTGCTGTAGACCTAAGACCCGATTCTAAAACTTTTGGAGAATACTTTTCGATTGAACTGAATGATCAAAATAATTATCAACTATTTGTTCCAAGAGATTTTGCACATGGTTTTATAGTACTTAGCGATAAAGCGGTTTTTAATTATAAATGTGACAATTATTACCATAAAGAAGCTGAATCTGGTATAATTTTTAACGATTCTAATTTAGGAATTGATTGGAAATTAAAATCCTCAGAAATATTATTATCACCTAAAGATAGGGTTTTACAAAGCTTTAATGATTTAAATAAATGA
- a CDS encoding 6-hydroxymethylpterin diphosphokinase MptE-like protein, whose product MIKLLKNVVKKNLPLWYLNQPGIIFGYNKKKIKKLKNKFEGQRCFILGNGPSLNKMDLSKLDNESSFAVNGIFYKTEEMGYKPTFYVVEDGAVMNDNKKKINQFKCEYNFFPSIYKKDIKNRENTFFFNMDRSFYEKRSSYFEIPRFSPECSDRIFCGQSVTIVNLQLAYYLGFKEIYLIGMDFNYDIPDSLKIDGHVFESTEDDVNHFHPDYFGKGKKWHDPKLHNVLKSYKMAKLMFELDGRNIYNATEGGKLEIFDRVNYNSLF is encoded by the coding sequence ATGATAAAACTACTTAAGAACGTTGTCAAGAAGAATCTTCCGCTTTGGTATTTAAACCAACCAGGAATTATTTTTGGGTATAATAAGAAAAAGATTAAAAAACTTAAAAATAAATTTGAAGGACAAAGATGCTTTATTTTAGGTAATGGCCCGTCGCTTAATAAAATGGATCTTTCAAAACTGGATAATGAAAGTAGTTTTGCAGTTAATGGGATTTTTTACAAAACGGAGGAGATGGGTTATAAACCAACATTTTATGTTGTTGAAGATGGAGCCGTAATGAATGATAATAAAAAGAAAATTAATCAATTTAAATGTGAGTATAATTTTTTTCCTAGTATCTATAAAAAAGATATTAAGAATAGAGAAAACACTTTTTTCTTTAATATGGATAGATCTTTTTACGAGAAGAGAAGTTCATATTTTGAGATTCCTAGATTTTCCCCTGAATGTTCCGATAGAATTTTTTGTGGTCAATCTGTAACTATAGTTAATTTACAATTAGCTTACTATTTGGGCTTTAAGGAAATTTATTTGATAGGAATGGATTTTAACTATGATATTCCTGATAGTTTAAAAATTGACGGACACGTTTTTGAAAGTACTGAAGATGATGTAAACCATTTTCATCCTGATTATTTTGGAAAAGGTAAAAAATGGCACGATCCGAAACTACATAATGTGTTGAAAAGCTACAAGATGGCTAAGTTAATGTTTGAGTTGGACGGTAGAAATATTTATAATGCAACTGAGGGAGGAAAGTTAGAAATTTTTGATAGAGTTAATTATAATTCTTTATTTTGA
- a CDS encoding HAD family hydrolase translates to MIIKNIFFDFDGVIAESVSAKTDAFKEMYLPYGEKIADQVVEYHINNGGVSRYEKFRYWEKTFFDKDITEQKVQELAQEFSNLVLDKVIHSDEVPGAKAFIEKYSQSLNFWVITGTPTTEIEIITKERKLTEYFIGIHGSPKNKRYWTEYLLKQHDLKRNETLFLGDATTDQDAADFSKLHFALRENSENKEIFKNYDGMRFKDFSELELIINEHI, encoded by the coding sequence ATGATAATTAAAAATATATTTTTTGATTTTGATGGAGTAATTGCGGAATCTGTAAGTGCTAAGACAGATGCTTTTAAAGAGATGTATCTTCCTTATGGTGAAAAGATTGCTGATCAAGTTGTAGAATATCATATAAATAACGGAGGAGTTTCTAGATATGAGAAGTTTAGGTATTGGGAGAAAACATTTTTCGACAAGGATATTACCGAACAGAAAGTACAAGAATTGGCGCAAGAATTTTCTAATCTAGTACTAGATAAAGTTATTCATTCGGATGAAGTTCCAGGCGCAAAGGCCTTTATAGAGAAATATTCGCAGTCATTAAATTTTTGGGTCATAACAGGAACCCCTACCACAGAGATAGAAATTATAACTAAAGAAAGAAAACTAACTGAATATTTTATTGGTATTCACGGTTCACCTAAAAATAAGAGGTATTGGACGGAGTATTTATTGAAGCAACACGATTTAAAACGAAACGAAACTTTATTTTTAGGAGACGCTACTACAGATCAGGACGCTGCTGATTTTTCAAAGCTTCATTTTGCACTTAGAGAAAATAGTGAAAACAAAGAGATTTTTAAAAATTACGATGGGATGCGTTTCAAAGATTTTTCAGAATTAGAATTAATTATTAACGAGCATATATAA
- a CDS encoding NAD(P)-dependent oxidoreductase → MKNVLVFGGFGFLGFYLVKELLNREYDIIVADIVQNEELKNSVEYIKCDISKEDEVTSVFERYNYDIVYNLAGFANLDNAIKFPIKTINLNVIGNMYVLEQCVKHKVERFVYASSAYAMSNKGSFYGISKLASEKIIEEYNKKYDLSFVILRYGSVYSERSYDNNYIYNLVKKAVLERKINHHGDGNEIREYIHAADAAKLSVDVIESDSFKNLHVILTGTERMKRIEMFQMINEILNNDVVISCNESGYNNHYKFTPYSFEPSVSKKLVANPHIDMGQGLLECVRAVYNTK, encoded by the coding sequence ATGAAAAATGTTCTAGTTTTTGGAGGGTTTGGTTTTCTAGGGTTTTATTTGGTAAAAGAATTGCTAAACAGAGAATATGATATTATTGTTGCTGATATTGTTCAAAATGAAGAACTTAAGAATAGTGTAGAATATATTAAATGTGACATATCTAAAGAAGATGAAGTAACGAGTGTTTTTGAGCGATATAATTATGATATTGTGTATAATCTTGCTGGATTTGCAAACCTAGATAATGCAATAAAGTTTCCAATTAAGACAATTAACCTTAATGTTATTGGAAACATGTATGTTTTAGAACAATGCGTGAAACATAAGGTAGAAAGGTTTGTATATGCAAGTAGTGCTTATGCAATGAGTAATAAAGGTTCTTTTTATGGTATTAGTAAATTAGCTTCTGAAAAGATTATTGAAGAGTATAATAAGAAGTATGATTTGTCTTTTGTCATTCTTAGATACGGATCTGTGTATTCAGAAAGATCTTACGACAATAATTATATATACAATTTGGTAAAAAAGGCAGTTCTCGAAAGAAAAATTAATCATCACGGAGACGGTAACGAAATTAGAGAGTATATTCATGCCGCTGATGCAGCGAAACTATCCGTAGATGTTATTGAGTCAGATTCTTTTAAAAATTTACACGTTATACTTACAGGAACTGAAAGGATGAAGAGGATAGAAATGTTTCAGATGATAAATGAGATACTTAATAATGATGTTGTTATTTCTTGTAACGAATCGGGTTATAATAATCATTACAAGTTTACACCATATTCGTTTGAACCGAGTGTAAGTAAAAAATTAGTCGCAAACCCTCATATTGATATGGGACAAGGCCTTTTAGAATGTGTGAGGGCCGTATACAATACTAAATAA